The following proteins come from a genomic window of Candidatus Eisenbacteria bacterium:
- a CDS encoding glycosyltransferase family 2 protein: MTDSRPERLDVSVVIPVYDEEGNVRLLHERTRPVLDGLGLSWEILFVDDGSRDGTFDRLREIRERDRRVRVVRLRRNFGQTAALAAGFQHARGDRVVTMDGDLQNDPRDIPAILAKMDEGFQVVSGWRKSRKEPFLTRRLPSITANALISRLSGVPLHDYGCTLKGYEREVAQRLHIYAEMHRFLPALASLTGARAAEVPVRDHPRHSGVSKYGLGRVGRVMADLVALQMILHFASRPRYWFSYLAFPFALAGTVIGLWAAYWYINQPAGQPPIVLPGTTFLLFFAWFYLLSLGWFAEIVTATGNYRQGSMLSGLIGRGEA, translated from the coding sequence ATGACGGATTCCCGTCCGGAACGACTCGATGTGAGCGTGGTGATCCCCGTCTATGACGAAGAGGGGAACGTGCGTCTTCTTCACGAGAGAACACGGCCGGTTTTGGACGGGCTCGGACTCTCATGGGAGATCCTGTTCGTCGACGACGGATCCCGGGACGGCACCTTCGATCGTCTCCGGGAAATCCGCGAGAGGGACCGGCGCGTGCGTGTCGTTCGGCTCCGGCGGAACTTCGGGCAGACGGCGGCGCTGGCCGCCGGTTTTCAGCACGCCCGCGGCGATCGGGTGGTCACCATGGACGGAGACCTGCAGAACGACCCGAGGGACATCCCCGCGATTCTCGCCAAGATGGACGAGGGATTTCAGGTGGTGAGCGGCTGGCGAAAGAGCCGGAAGGAACCGTTTCTTACGCGACGGCTCCCTTCCATCACCGCCAACGCGCTCATCTCACGGCTCTCCGGCGTTCCTCTTCACGATTACGGTTGCACCCTGAAGGGATACGAGAGGGAGGTGGCGCAACGGTTGCACATCTACGCGGAGATGCACCGCTTCCTTCCGGCTCTCGCGTCCCTCACCGGCGCCCGAGCCGCCGAGGTGCCGGTCCGGGATCATCCCCGCCATTCCGGCGTCTCCAAGTACGGCCTCGGCCGCGTGGGACGGGTCATGGCGGACCTGGTGGCGCTGCAGATGATTCTCCATTTCGCCTCGCGGCCGCGCTATTGGTTCAGCTATCTCGCCTTTCCCTTCGCGCTGGCCGGAACGGTGATCGGTCTCTGGGCCGCCTATTGGTACATCAATCAACCAGCCGGCCAACCGCCGATCGTGCTTCCCGGAACCACTTTTCTTCTCTTTTTCGCTTGGTTCTACCTTCTCTCGCTCGGATGGTTCGCCGAGATCGTTACGGCCACCGGTAACTACAGGCAAGGCTCGATGCTGAGCGGCCTGATCGGAAGGGGTGAGGCGTGA
- a CDS encoding glycosyltransferase: MSDPRNAPVEVTVFLYLPYAVDGVDKQIREIREGLAGISHEILILDDGTGKGRGWLDGLPTGAGPVRVVRLSKRFGETAAIDAALPHASGGVFLTVPGTLPVSADEIRSLRERITEGADLVLGARSGEPGGGRERLPLRVYRRLIRGATGASFRDFTSGVRAYRREVAEEIALYGEMIRFLPFLAVGRGYRVEEILLQVSWPRGNGARASRPTVYFNRILDVLTLYFLLRFTQKPLRFFGLVGSILLLPGVLINLYLFIDRVILSHGIAGRPLLLLGILLTVLGVQTISIGLIGEMIIFTHSRETRDYSVREVLE; this comes from the coding sequence GTGAGCGACCCGCGGAACGCGCCGGTGGAGGTCACCGTCTTTCTCTACCTCCCCTACGCCGTCGATGGAGTGGACAAGCAGATCCGTGAGATCCGGGAGGGGCTCGCCGGAATCTCCCACGAGATCCTGATCTTGGACGACGGCACGGGGAAGGGCCGGGGCTGGCTCGACGGACTTCCGACGGGCGCGGGACCGGTGCGCGTGGTTCGTCTTTCGAAGCGTTTCGGCGAAACCGCCGCCATCGACGCGGCGCTTCCACACGCCTCCGGCGGCGTTTTCCTCACCGTTCCCGGAACGCTTCCCGTTTCGGCCGACGAGATCCGGAGCCTGCGCGAAAGGATCACGGAGGGGGCGGACCTCGTTCTCGGCGCGCGATCCGGCGAGCCGGGGGGCGGGCGGGAGCGCCTGCCGCTTCGCGTGTATCGCCGCCTGATCCGCGGCGCCACCGGAGCGAGCTTCCGGGATTTCACGAGCGGCGTCCGCGCGTACCGTCGCGAGGTGGCGGAGGAGATCGCCCTCTACGGGGAGATGATCCGGTTCCTTCCCTTCCTGGCGGTGGGCCGGGGATACCGGGTCGAAGAGATTCTACTCCAGGTGAGCTGGCCGCGCGGCAACGGCGCCCGCGCCTCCCGCCCTACCGTCTATTTCAACCGGATATTGGACGTGCTCACCCTTTACTTCCTTCTGCGCTTCACCCAGAAGCCGCTCCGCTTCTTCGGGCTCGTCGGCTCGATCCTCCTCTTGCCCGGCGTTTTGATCAACCTCTACCTGTTCATCGATCGCGTGATCCTCTCGCACGGAATCGCCGGCCGCCCGCTCCTCCTCCTCGGGATTCTACTCACCGTGCTCGGCGTGCAAACCATCTCCATCGGCCTGATCGGGGAGATGATCATCTTCACACACTCGCGGGAAACGCGCGATTACAGCGTCCGCGAGGTCCTCGAATGA
- a CDS encoding FemAB family PEP-CTERM system-associated protein has protein sequence MTVRPFRDGDEEHWRAFVGARPESRVGHRIEWRSVLAESFGHRPRYLIAEREGRIAGVLPLVRVEGLVGGRALVSLPWLDDAGPLAEDADTERALLRRAVEIGREERCRYVEIRSLRDLGEPRPVREGKTTLLLELDDPERMWNGFPAKVRNQIRKAEKEGLVAESGGAELLDPFYRVFSRNMRDIGVPVWGRDFFKRMAAAFGPSMEVIVVREEGETPVGGCVLLRHGETAVVPSASSLRDRFRLCPNHLLYWTAIRRAREGGASVFDFGRSTAGSGTYRFKKQWGAAPVPCRWHYALLRADAVPERSTASRKLRLFVEAWKRLPLPLARWLGPVIVRRIP, from the coding sequence ATGACCGTCCGCCCGTTCCGCGACGGGGATGAGGAGCATTGGCGCGCCTTCGTCGGCGCTCGTCCGGAGAGCCGCGTCGGGCACCGCATCGAATGGCGCTCGGTTCTCGCCGAGAGTTTCGGCCACCGCCCGCGCTATCTGATCGCCGAGAGGGAGGGGCGTATCGCAGGCGTGCTCCCTCTGGTGCGCGTCGAGGGGTTGGTGGGAGGAAGGGCGCTCGTCTCCCTTCCCTGGCTGGACGACGCCGGCCCCCTCGCCGAGGACGCGGACACGGAAAGAGCTCTTCTCCGGCGTGCCGTCGAGATCGGCCGCGAGGAGCGCTGCCGCTACGTGGAGATCCGCTCCCTGCGCGATCTGGGAGAGCCGCGACCGGTCCGGGAGGGCAAGACCACCCTGCTCCTGGAATTGGACGACCCGGAGCGAATGTGGAACGGCTTCCCCGCCAAGGTGCGAAACCAGATCCGCAAGGCGGAGAAGGAGGGGCTCGTCGCCGAGAGCGGAGGCGCGGAGCTTCTCGATCCTTTCTATCGGGTTTTTTCGCGGAACATGCGGGACATCGGCGTTCCCGTTTGGGGCCGTGACTTTTTTAAGAGGATGGCCGCGGCCTTCGGTCCGAGCATGGAGGTGATCGTGGTCCGGGAAGAAGGGGAAACCCCGGTGGGTGGATGCGTCCTTTTGCGCCACGGAGAGACGGCGGTCGTGCCGAGCGCTTCGTCGCTTCGAGACCGCTTCCGCCTCTGCCCGAACCACCTTCTCTATTGGACCGCCATCCGTCGCGCCCGGGAGGGGGGGGCGAGCGTTTTCGATTTCGGACGCTCCACGGCGGGGAGCGGCACCTATCGTTTCAAGAAACAGTGGGGCGCCGCGCCCGTCCCCTGCCGGTGGCACTATGCGCTCCTCCGTGCCGACGCCGTGCCGGAGCGCAGCACCGCGAGCCGCAAGCTTCGCCTCTTCGTCGAGGCATGGAAGCGCCTTCCCCTCCCGTTAGCGCGGTGGTTGGGGCCGGTCATCGTCCGGAGGATCCCGTGA
- a CDS encoding O-antigen ligase family protein encodes MNRSGPLSLVLIALVVGAVGALAVVNLPTQVGWALAIALLPIAAVLLAVLKRPFLGVLLIYFLEYFRPQDMIAPLQPLRLPFLTTIAMFGVFIILVIRDPNRRLIWSRQSTTLVGLLAFMGLSVITSINNYWAFQYFRGMALTVILYMLTVNLVDRRTRVRALIGLLVAAHIFLCGKGIVQFLVGNRWGTTGSVGGNFLGDENDFAMALIVIFPFVFFHIEESRRAGKKLFWALLAGVLLVTVMLTMSRGGFVGMSATLFFCWLRSRRKLLGAFVMILLISAVAAIAPSRYFEEIASIRNTDEGTAHKRREYWLAGMRMFAEKPLIGVGPGNSPLYMPRYLDLPNPDTQWGRAMHGTVPLLVAEMGAAGIAIYTILALQCLGDLRKTLRYGRRGKGEGARFARYFGTATLGSAIGFLVTSSFLSALYYPHIYLITSFCVIGLRLSSRAEEEEEER; translated from the coding sequence GTGAATCGCTCCGGTCCGCTCTCACTCGTCCTGATCGCCCTCGTGGTGGGCGCCGTCGGCGCTTTGGCGGTTGTCAATCTCCCCACGCAGGTGGGTTGGGCGCTGGCGATCGCCCTCCTGCCGATCGCGGCGGTTCTCCTCGCCGTGTTGAAGCGCCCCTTCCTGGGCGTCCTTTTGATCTACTTCCTCGAGTATTTTCGCCCCCAGGACATGATCGCTCCCCTGCAACCGCTCCGCCTCCCCTTCCTCACGACCATCGCGATGTTCGGCGTCTTCATCATCCTGGTGATTCGCGACCCGAACCGTCGCTTGATCTGGTCCAGGCAGAGCACGACACTCGTCGGACTGCTCGCCTTCATGGGGCTCTCGGTCATCACCTCGATCAACAACTATTGGGCGTTCCAGTATTTCCGCGGCATGGCGCTCACGGTTATTCTTTATATGCTGACCGTCAATTTGGTGGACCGTCGTACGCGCGTGCGCGCCCTGATCGGCCTTCTCGTGGCGGCCCATATTTTTCTCTGCGGGAAAGGGATCGTCCAGTTCCTCGTCGGCAACCGCTGGGGGACCACCGGGTCGGTGGGAGGCAACTTCCTCGGCGACGAGAACGACTTCGCCATGGCGCTCATCGTGATCTTCCCCTTCGTTTTCTTTCACATCGAAGAGAGCCGGAGAGCGGGGAAGAAGCTGTTCTGGGCGCTCCTGGCGGGCGTTCTGCTCGTCACGGTCATGCTCACGATGTCGCGGGGCGGCTTCGTCGGTATGAGCGCCACCCTCTTTTTCTGCTGGCTCCGCAGCCGGCGAAAACTGCTCGGTGCGTTCGTCATGATTCTTCTGATCAGCGCCGTGGCGGCGATCGCCCCGTCCCGCTACTTCGAGGAGATCGCGTCGATCCGGAACACCGACGAGGGAACCGCCCACAAGAGGAGGGAGTACTGGCTCGCCGGCATGCGGATGTTCGCCGAAAAGCCGCTCATCGGCGTCGGACCGGGGAACTCGCCGCTCTACATGCCCCGTTATCTGGACCTGCCGAACCCGGACACCCAATGGGGAAGAGCGATGCACGGCACCGTTCCCCTTCTCGTGGCGGAGATGGGAGCCGCGGGGATCGCCATCTACACGATCCTCGCGCTGCAGTGCCTCGGAGACCTCCGCAAGACTCTGCGCTACGGACGACGGGGAAAGGGGGAAGGCGCGCGTTTCGCCCGCTATTTCGGCACCGCGACCCTCGGGAGCGCGATCGGGTTCTTGGTCACATCCTCGTTTCTTTCGGCTCTGTACTACCCGCACATCTACCTCATCACTTCTTTTTGCGTAATCGGACTCCGCCTGTCGAGTCGGGCTGAGGAAGAAGAGGAGGAACGATGA
- a CDS encoding DegT/DnrJ/EryC1/StrS family aminotransferase — protein sequence MIGRLPPAGFPLRSGDRRAALAGWRDPEGARERLVRSLEEIFPGRRAFPVSSGRAALTLLLDACRRVRPGRDRVAVGAYTCWSVPAAVSRAGLKVQPVDLDPADLDFREEALRGIDGDRILAIVTHHLFGHPNRLVRLEALAREWGAFLIDDAAQGFGAAPPGKTAGAAGEGGLLSFGRGKAIPALGGGALLVEKGGTLDGALRVPAGGGRGALRTCEAWAQSLFFRPSLYGIPASLPWLGIGETIYDESFAVGPAEGAVAGLAERLLHGREEKTEARRRRSERYREEAAARGLPIRFPEPAGPSSAIRCPVYVEAAERDAVWRAVRSLGVAASYPSPIREIPGLDPERLVSGGGTEGAETIAREILTLPTHPLIDDGIADSILEKMGRALR from the coding sequence ATGATCGGTAGGCTTCCGCCGGCTGGTTTCCCTCTTCGCTCGGGGGATCGGCGCGCCGCTCTGGCGGGGTGGCGCGATCCCGAGGGGGCGAGGGAGAGGCTGGTTCGCTCTCTGGAGGAGATCTTTCCGGGAAGGAGAGCCTTCCCCGTTTCCTCCGGCCGGGCGGCCCTCACCCTTCTCCTCGACGCCTGCCGCCGGGTCCGGCCCGGAAGAGACCGCGTGGCCGTCGGCGCCTACACCTGCTGGTCCGTTCCCGCCGCGGTGTCGCGAGCGGGGCTGAAGGTTCAACCGGTCGACCTGGATCCGGCGGACCTCGATTTTCGGGAAGAGGCGCTCCGCGGGATCGACGGCGACAGGATCCTGGCGATCGTCACGCACCACCTCTTCGGCCACCCGAACCGCCTGGTTCGCCTGGAGGCGCTCGCCCGGGAGTGGGGCGCCTTTCTGATCGACGACGCCGCCCAGGGATTCGGCGCCGCGCCGCCCGGAAAGACGGCCGGAGCGGCCGGCGAGGGCGGGCTCCTCTCCTTCGGCCGAGGGAAGGCGATCCCCGCCCTCGGCGGCGGCGCGCTCCTCGTGGAGAAGGGGGGTACGCTCGACGGAGCGCTTCGCGTGCCCGCGGGCGGCGGCCGCGGCGCTCTGCGGACATGCGAGGCTTGGGCGCAATCCCTCTTCTTCCGACCCTCCCTGTACGGAATACCCGCATCGCTTCCCTGGCTCGGGATCGGCGAAACGATTTACGATGAAAGTTTTGCCGTCGGCCCGGCGGAGGGAGCAGTCGCGGGCCTCGCGGAACGCCTGCTTCACGGCCGGGAGGAGAAGACGGAAGCGCGCCGGCGCCGGTCGGAGCGTTACCGGGAGGAGGCCGCGGCGCGAGGGCTTCCGATCCGCTTCCCCGAACCGGCGGGACCCTCCTCCGCGATTCGATGCCCCGTTTATGTTGAAGCGGCCGAGAGGGACGCGGTTTGGCGCGCCGTTCGCTCCCTCGGCGTCGCCGCCTCCTATCCCTCCCCGATCCGAGAAATCCCCGGGCTCGATCCGGAGCGCCTCGTTTCCGGCGGCGGGACGGAAGGGGCGGAGACGATCGCCCGGGAGATCCTGACCCTCCCCACGCATCCCCTCATCGACGACGGAATCGCGGATTCGATCCTGGAGAAGATGGGGAGGGCCCTTCGATGA
- a CDS encoding glycosyltransferase: MNVWAILFWAAAATVLYAYAGYPLLLGLAAAARGRPVRRGAIEPEVTVIVPVHNSPEEIRGKIENLLRLDYPPDRLHIIISSDGSTDATEEAVLAFEDRGVRLVRSERREGKVAAQNRALPEATGDVIVFTDAGIRLNREAIREIVKPFHDPTVGCVSSEDEVPGGGEGLYVRYEMMIRRLEARVRTLVGVSGSFYAVRRSLVAPTDRRFTRDFLVPLEIVAAGHRVVSEPRARGRFLPVASPGREFRRKTRTVMRGMDVLRRMRRLLDPRRGPFVAWALLSHKVIRWLVPWAMIAALAASFPLAGRPFFAVLLAAQLLFYGLAAAAAFSAKVGRTLPGKAALFLLTTNAAVFVAWLLYLSGRRAVTWEPTKR, translated from the coding sequence ATGAACGTTTGGGCGATTCTCTTTTGGGCGGCGGCTGCGACGGTTCTTTACGCATACGCCGGCTACCCTCTTCTTCTCGGCCTCGCGGCGGCGGCGCGCGGGCGCCCGGTCCGGCGGGGGGCGATCGAGCCCGAGGTGACGGTGATCGTGCCGGTGCACAACAGCCCCGAGGAGATCCGCGGGAAGATCGAGAACCTTCTCCGGCTCGATTATCCGCCCGATAGGCTTCACATCATAATCAGTTCCGACGGCTCCACCGACGCGACGGAGGAGGCGGTTCTCGCCTTCGAGGACAGAGGCGTCCGCCTCGTCCGTTCCGAGAGGAGAGAGGGGAAGGTGGCGGCGCAGAACCGGGCGCTCCCCGAGGCGACGGGGGATGTGATCGTCTTCACCGACGCCGGCATCCGCCTGAACCGGGAGGCGATCCGGGAGATCGTGAAGCCCTTCCACGACCCGACGGTGGGCTGCGTTTCCAGCGAGGACGAGGTGCCGGGCGGAGGCGAAGGGCTCTACGTCCGCTATGAGATGATGATCCGCAGGCTCGAGGCGCGGGTTCGCACGCTGGTCGGCGTGAGCGGCTCCTTCTACGCGGTCCGGCGCTCTTTGGTCGCCCCCACGGACCGGCGTTTCACGCGGGATTTCCTCGTCCCCCTGGAGATCGTCGCCGCCGGACACCGCGTGGTGAGCGAGCCGCGCGCGCGAGGACGCTTCCTCCCCGTCGCCTCGCCGGGGCGGGAGTTCCGGCGGAAGACCCGGACCGTGATGCGGGGAATGGACGTGCTCCGGCGGATGCGCCGCCTCCTCGATCCGCGCCGCGGCCCTTTCGTCGCCTGGGCGCTCCTCTCCCACAAGGTGATCCGCTGGCTCGTTCCCTGGGCGATGATCGCCGCGCTCGCCGCCTCCTTCCCCCTCGCCGGGAGACCGTTTTTCGCGGTTCTTCTGGCGGCGCAGCTTCTCTTCTACGGGCTCGCCGCCGCCGCGGCGTTCTCCGCGAAAGTGGGGCGGACCTTGCCGGGGAAGGCGGCCCTCTTCCTGCTGACCACCAACGCCGCGGTATTCGTCGCCTGGCTTCTTTATCTGTCGGGACGGCGGGCCGTGACCTGGGAGCCGACGAAGCGATGA